GAAAACTTTTTACCAATAGGATTAGATTCTGGAGGTAACGCTATATGTTTGGGTACCAAAACTCCTTACCGTGACCACATTTACTTTTGGGATCATGAACAAGAGTCTGAAACCCCTGATGATATGAGAAACATGTATTTTCTAGCTAGTGATATTGATGAGTTTTTAAATATGCTATATGAAGATGATGAATAAAACAAATTAATAGTTTGCAGGGGACTAAAATCCCTGCTTATTTTTTTATCATTTAAACAAGGTTTGAAAAGTATAAGGTCCTTCAATCCCATCAACTTGTAAGTTGTTTTGGAGTTGGAAGGTACAGACGGCGCTTTTTGTTCTTGCTCCAAAATACCAGCTATCGCTTTTGGAGTAGAAAAAGCAACGTGCATCTTTACAGGAGGGAAATAAATTGGTTGATTTAAACGCACCTATTATTCCTTGGGAAGGAATGGAAGGAATCAAACTATACAGCCACATTAGCCAATTCTTTGACACAATTGATAATTTAGATGAATCAAATGTGCTTTTAGGAAAATTCTTAATAAGATACGAACTAGAAAGTTCAGTAGATTTGTGGTTTAACTTAATGAACGGTAAGCTCTTTAAAATCACGGCTTTAAAAGATTATAAGGGGAAATTATTTGACAACATCCATATTGGCATGCACATTGATGATGTGTTAAAGATAGAGCCAAGCTTTGTGTATGATGATTTTGAAGAAGTGTACTGTAGTCCAAAAGGAATTTTTATTGAAACAGACCCTGAAAAAAATACAGTATTATGGATTTCAGTATATGTCAAAGAACTTGATAATGAAGATTTTGAAAGAGGTAATTGGTAATCCTTAAAAACATATAGCTCCTTAGCTAGCCGAAGACCACCTAAAAAAGTGGTATTCCGACCCCCTTTAAGCTTTCGCACGAACACTTTTCGCTCAAAAATGGCTATCCTGATTTCACACATTATAGTCATCCTACAGTAAAGCCAGGAGGTATTACATTGTCCAAAATGGAAAATTCAAACAGAAAACTTACCAAAGAAGAAGTAGAACAGTTTGAAAAGAATAACAACATAAAGCTAACTGAAAAGTATAAGAACTTTTTACTTAGATGGAATGGTGGTTCACCAGAACCATGCCTATTTG
The genomic region above belongs to Bacillus sp. A301a_S52 and contains:
- a CDS encoding peptidoglycan-binding protein; the encoded protein is MIPSIPSQGIIGAFKSTNLFPSCKDARCFFYSKSDSWYFGARTKSAVCTFQLQNNLQVDGIEGPYTFQTLFK